One part of the Ursus arctos isolate Adak ecotype North America unplaced genomic scaffold, UrsArc2.0 scaffold_14, whole genome shotgun sequence genome encodes these proteins:
- the ATRIP gene encoding ATR-interacting protein isoform X1, with protein MAGTPAPGSRRRSGLPAPSLGPPPSTGHPPSKRARAFPAAAVPDPEDPFGAHGDFTADDLEELDTLASQALSQCPAAPRDVCNVRKVPRLDGMSKTPAGKNREFVPVKDNFELEVLQAQYKELKEKMKAMEEEVLIKNGEIKILRDSLHQTESILEEQRRSHFLLEQEKTQALGDKEKEFSKKLQSLQSELQFKDAEMNELRTKLQNSERANKLAAPSIPHISPRKSPSVAIKPEACSPQFGKPSFPTKESFSANTSLPHPFQTEPGYKSLVGREVVENKSHNLGGDPIKQEESQKSLIDSWMQRSNTQGSILINLLLKQPLIPGSSLGLCHLLSSCSEAPTSTQLQPPGFGSTLTAISSLRTTGSRDGSFPLLALREVQNLALTGLNLVARDEGSCDGDAAEGGRRAFPLCQLPGAVHLLPLVQFFIGLHCQALQDLAAAKRSGAPGDSPTRSSCVSSGGEASLEDSLCNLEGFSVASLSVLQHLVCHSGAVVHLLLSDAGVDPTAREGSQSLVHRQDHGDVSSAPRGLASDQGQHPLLKMLLHLLTFSSSATGHLQASVLSQCLKILVKLAENASFDLLPRFQCVFRVLPQCLRPESPLPSVLLTVELLSLLADHEKLAPQLCSRSEGCPLLLLYTYITSRPDEVASDAQWLQLEQEAVWLLAKLGVQSPSSPVTGSNCQCNVEVVRALTVVLHRQWLTVRRAGRPPGTERQKRTVRCLRDTVLLLHGLSQKDKLFTVHCVEVLHQYDQVMPGVSMLIRGLPDVADCEGEPAGGPLPVQPTFRVSLKFTDRSDFLALSQQSSVHGAFDGTGVPLALLFWFCSEHSRLPFACIC; from the exons ATGTTCGTAAGGTCCCCAGATTAGATGGGATGTCAAAAACTCCCGCAGGGAAAAACAGAGAATTTGTTCCAGTTAAAGATAATTTTGAATTAGAGGTACTTCAGGCACAATACAAAGAACTTAAAGAAAAG ATGAAGGCAATGGAAGAAGAAGTCCttattaaaaatggagaaataaaaattttgcgGGACTCACTGCATCAGACAGAATCCATTCTAGAGGAACAGAGAAGATCACATTTCCTTCTTGAGCAAGAGAAAACTCAAGCACTTGGTgacaaagaaaaggaattttccaAAAAG CTCCAATCATTGCAGTCTGAACTCCAATTTAAAGATGCAGAGATGAATGAATTAAGGACAAAGCTTCAAAACAGTGAACGAGCAAATAAATTGGCTGCTCCCTCCATTCCCCATATCAG TCCTAGGAAAAGCCCTTCTGTGGCTATAAAGCCAGAAGCATGTTCTCCACAATTTGGAAAACCATCTTTCCCTACAAAGGAGTCTTTTAGTGCTAACAcgtcccttccccaccccttccagaCAGAGCCAGGATACAAGTCTCTGGTGGGCAGAGAGG TTGTAGAGAATAAGAGCCACAATCTGGGAGGCGACCCCATAAAGCAAGAAGAATCCCAGAAAAGTCTTATTGACAGCTGGATGCAGAGATCGAACACTCAAG GTTCCATTTTGATAAACCTTCTCCTGAAGCAGCCTTTGATCCCAGGGTCATCCCTAGGTCTGTGCCACCTCCTGAGCAGTTGTTCTGAGGCTCCTACCAGCACCCAGCTGCAGCCACCAGGGTTTGGCAG TACCTTGACTGCGATTTCAAGCCTGAGGACCACAGGTTCTCGTGATGGGTCATTTCCCCTCTTGGCCCTGAGAGAAGTACAGAACCTGGCACTCACTGGATTGAATCTGGTTGCCAGGGATGAAGGCTCGTGTGATGGAGACGcagcagagggaggcagaagggccTTCCCACTCTGCCAGCTTCCTGGAGCTGTGCATCTCCTCCCCCTGGTACAGTTCTTTATTGGCTTACACTGCCAGGCTCTGCAAGATTTGGCAGCAGCCAAGAGAAGTGGAGCGCCTGGGGACTCACCGACACGTTCCTCCTGCGTGAGCTCTGGGGGAGAGGCCAGCCTCGAGGACTCACTTTGCAACCTGGAAGGCTTCTCTGTGGCATCCCTTAGTGTTCTTCAGCACCTGGTGTGCCACAGCGGAGCGGTCGTCCACCTATTACTGTCAGATGCAGGGGTGGATCCCACTGCTAGGGAAGGAAGCCAGAGCCTGGTTCACAGACAAGATCATGGGGATGTGTCCTCAGCCCCAAGGGGGCTTGCCAGTGACCAAGGCCAGCATCCACTACTGAAGATGCTTCTTCACCTGTTGACTTTCTCTTCTTCAGCAACAGGTCACCTTCAAGCCAGTGTCCTGAGCCAGTGTCTTAAGATTTTGGTGAAATTAGCTGAAAATGCTTCCTTTGATCTCCTGCCCAG GTTCCAGTGTGTGTTCCGGGTGCTGCCACAGTGCCTCCGCCCCGAGAGCCCCTTGCCCAGTGTGCTGCTGACTGTGGagctcctctccctcctggcGGACCACGAGAAACTGGCGCCGCAGCTCTGCTCCCGCTCAG AAGGCTGTCCCCTCCTGCTGCTGTACACGTACATCACATCAAGGCCTGACGAAGTGGCCTCGGACGCACAGTGGCTTCAGCTAGAACAAGAG GCCGTGTGGCTCCTGGCTAAGCTTGGTGTGcagagcccctcctccccagtcaCTGGCTCTAACTGCCAGTGCAACGTGGAG GTGGTCAGAGCACTCACGGTGGTGCTGCACAGACAGTGGCTGACAGTGCGGAGGGCCGGGCGGCCCCCAGGGACGGAGCGGCAGAAGCGGACGGTGCGGTGTCTGCGGGACACGGTGTTACTGCTGCACGGCCTGTCCCAGAAGGACAAGCTCTTCACTGTACACTGCGTGGAGGTCCTGCATCAGTATGACCAGGTGATGCCAGGGGTCAGCATGCTGATTCGAGGGCTTCCTGACGTGGCCGACTGTGAAGGTGAGCCGGCAGGAGGACCCCTCCCTGTCCAACCCACGTTCAGGGTTTCCCTGAAGTTCACGGACAGGTCAGACTTCCTGGCCTTAAGTCAGCAGTCTTCCGTCCACGGAGCCTTTGATGGCACTGGGGTCCCACTTGCTTTACTGTTCTGGTTCTGCTCTGAGCATAGCAGACTGCCTTTTGCTTGTATCTGTTGA
- the TREX1 gene encoding three-prime repair exonuclease 1, which translates to MGSQATAPRPMQTLIFLDLEATGLPSSQPKVTELCLLAVHRCALESSPTPEGQPPTVPTPPRVVDKLSLCVAPGKACSPEASKITGLSTAVLAAHGRQRFDADLANLLQAFLQRQPQPWCLVAHNGDRYDFPLLQAELAVLGESRVLDSAFCVDSIAALKALEHADSPSEHGPRKSYSLGSIYTRLYGQAPPDSHMAESDVLALLSICQWRPRALLQWVDAHARPFGTVKPMYGVTASAGTNPRPSATMATKALARARDTSPSLGRGRKPKALPPMEGPRASPKEGLLAPLGLLAFLTLALATLYGLSLATPGQ; encoded by the coding sequence ATGGGCTCGCAGGCCACAGCTCCAAGGCCGATGCAGACCCTCATCTTCTTGGACCTGGAGGCCACcggcctgccttcctcccagcccaAGGTCACGGAGCTGTGCCTGCTGGCTGTCCACAGATGTGCCCTCGAGAGCTCCCCCACCCCGGAGGGGCAGCCTCCCACAGTGCCTACGCCACCCCGGGTGGTGGACAAGCTCTCTCTGTGCGTGGCTCCAGGGAAGGCCTGCAGCCCAGAAGCCAGTAAGATCACAGGCCTGAGCACAGCTGTACTGGCAGCACACGGGCGTCAACGCTTCGATGCCGACCTGGCCAACCTGCTCCAAGCCTTCCTGCAGCGCCAGCCACAGCCCTGGTGCCTCGTGGCCCACAATGGCGACCGCTACGACTTCCCCTTGCTCCAGGCGGAGCTGGCTGTACTAGGGGAGTCACGTGTTCTGGACAGTGCCTTCTGTGTGGATAGCATTGCTGCCCTGAAGGCCCTGGAGCACGCTGACAGCCCCTCGGAGCATGGCCCACGGAAGAGCTACAGCCTGGGCAGTATCTATACACGCCTATATGGGCAGGCCCCACCAGACTCCCACATGGCTGAGAGTGACGTCCTCGCCCTGCTCAGCATCTGTCAGTGGAGGCCACGGGCCCTGCTCCAGTGGGTGGATGCTCATGCCAGGCCTTTCGGCACTGTCAAGCCCATGTACGGGGTCACAGCCTCTGCTGGAACCAACCCAAGACCATCTGCCACCATGGCCACTAAAGCTCTGGCTAGAGCCAGGGACACTAGTCCCAGCCTTGGCAGGGGCAGGAAGCCCAAGGCCCTTCCTCCAATGGAGGGCCCCCGAGCCTCACCCAAGGAGGGACTACTGGCCCCACTGGGCCTGCTGGCCTTCCTAACCTTGGCACTGGCCACACTGTATGGGCTCTCCCTGGCCACACCTGGGCAGTAG
- the SHISA5 gene encoding protein shisa-5 isoform X5, with translation MGFGATVAIGLTIFVLSVVTVIICFTCSCCYLYKMCRRPPRPVVTTTTATTVVHTPYPQPPSVPPSYPGPTYQGYHPMPPQPGMPAAPYPTQYPPPYPAQPLGPPAYHETLAGGAAMPYPASQPPYNPAYMDPPKAAP, from the exons ATGGG GTTTGGGGCGACTGTAGCCATCGGCCTGACCATCTTCGTGCTCTCTGTCGTCACGGTCATCATCTGCTTCACCTGCTCCTGCTGCTACCTCTACAAGATGTGCCGCCGGCCACCGCGTC CGGTGGTCACCACCACCACGGCCACCACGGTGGTGCACACCCCTTACCCTCAGCCTCCAAGTGTGCCACCCAGCTACCCCGGGCCGACGTACCAGGGCTACCACCCCATGCCCCCGCAGCCAGGGATGCCAGCAGCACCCTACCCAACACAGTACCCTCCGCCTTACCCTGCCCAGCCGCTGGGCCCGCCGGCGTACCACGAGACACTGGCTG GAGGTGCGGCCATGCCCTACCCTGCCAGCCAGCCTCCTTACAACCCGGCCTACATGGACCCCCCGAAGGCAGCCCCCTGA